GAAGACAACATAATATTATCGGTAGCCCCTACACACAATAAATCATCAATATTCATGATTAAAGCATCTTGAGCAATACCTTTCCATACAGAAATATCTCCTGTTTCTTTCCAATACATGTAAGCCAAAGAACTTTTAGTTCCTGCTCCATCAGCATGCATGATTAAACAGTAATCATCATCATTCGTTAAGTAATCTGGAACTATTTTACAGAAAGCCTTTGGAAATAATCCTTTATCAATATTCTTGATAGCGTTGTGTACATCTTCTTTAGATGCCGATACTCCGCGTTGTGCGTAGCGTTTAGATACTTCGTTACTCATGTGTTGTGTTGTTGTTGCCGCGAAATTACTTTAAAAACAGTAAACTATCAAAGTAATTGTTGTTTTTTACTTCGTCTTTCATACAAAACGGTATCTCTCCATACCCCATCTAACTGAGCTATTTTTTCTCGGTACCCTATCCTTCGAAAACCGTATTTAAGATGTAACTTAACACTTGCTTCGTTTTCGGGAAATAAACTTGAATACAAAGTCCAAATACCATTTTCTTCTGAAGATTTTATAACAGCCTCCATCAATAAACTTCCTATTCCTTTCCCTACCACTCCTTGTTTCACATATACACTTACTTCTGCCACTCCTCTATAT
The nucleotide sequence above comes from Tenacibaculum singaporense. Encoded proteins:
- a CDS encoding GNAT family N-acetyltransferase; its protein translation is MIRIEKATKEHWSEISEIYREGIQTKNATFRTETPTWEEWNASHHQHSRFIAVEVNEVVGWCAIAPVSTRFEYRGVAEVSVYVKQGVVGKGIGSLLMEAVIKSSEENGIWTLYSSLFPENEASVKLHLKYGFRRIGYREKIAQLDGVWRDTVLYERRSKKQQLL